A DNA window from Hoplias malabaricus isolate fHopMal1 chromosome 5, fHopMal1.hap1, whole genome shotgun sequence contains the following coding sequences:
- the nisch gene encoding nischarin isoform X2 yields the protein MDCEAFPDLNIVKNVSIVGSELVESYTVYIIEVKIGDHRWTIKHRYSDFYDLHEKLTSEKKIDKHLLPPKKIIGKNSKTLVEKRQKELEVYLQTLLSRFPVSAPKVLSIFLHFHLYEINGIAATLAEDLFHRGEQLLVAGEVFLLRPLQLYAITQQLKLAKPTCANGDARADLGHILDFTCRLKYLKIPGTKGIVGTSNIEEHSLQFDLSVFKSLLQIEITDCSSTQIKGLPSLKPTLATLSIHLSAASMKEILVPESAEFAQWEPEGVDTNCPVTAIIPTWKMLTTLDMSHNYISSIDESVKLIPKVEFLDLSHNALPSVENLQHLYNLVHLDLSYNKLTVLEGVHTKLGNIKTLNLAGNQLETLSGLSKLYSLVNLDLSSNRLAQLDEIKHIGTLPCLEKLSLASNPMCIFPDYRTKVLAQFCDRASEVCLDGIATTEKELDTVEVLKAIQKAKEVKDRMANNEKKISDVSRHAEGGSKSSSSCSLAAPPSSSPSLSHSASSSQGNHK from the exons ATGGATTGTGAAGCGTTTCCCGATCTAAACATCGTGAAGAATGTCAGCATCGTTGGGTCAGAGCTTGTGGAAAGCTACACG GTTTACATAATCGAGGTGAAGATTGGAGACCACCGGTGGACTATTAAGCATCGCTACAGTGACTTCTATGATTTGCATGAAAAG CTTacttcagaaaagaaaatagacaAGCATTTGTTGCCCCCGAAGAAGATCATCGGTAAAAATTCCAAAACCCTGGTGGAGAAGAGGCAGAAGGAGTTGGAAGTGTATCTCCAGACCCTGCTCAGCAGATTCCCAGTGTCTGCCCCTAAAGTCTTATCCATATTCCTGCATTTCCATCTTTAT GAAATCAATGGCATTGCTGCTACACTGGCAGAAGATCTATTCCATAGAG gTGAGCAGTTGTTAGTGGCTGGTGAGGTGTTCCTCTTGAGGCCACTTCAGCTCTATGCTATCACTCAGCAGCTGAAACTGGCCAAGCCAACCTGCGCCAATGGAGATGCCAGAGCGGACCTCGGACACATCCTGGACTTCACCTGTCGCCTCAAATATCTCaag ATTCCTGGAACGAAAGGAATTGTGGGCACCAGCAACATTGAGGAGCACAGTCTACAGTTTGACCTCTCTGTCTTTAAATCTCTGCTGCAGATAGAG ATCACTGACTGCAGTTCGACACAGATAAAGGGCCTTCCTTCATTGAAGCCCACTCTGGCTACACTCAGCATTCACCTCTCGGCTGCTTCCATGAAG GAAATTTTAGTTCCTGAATCTGCAGAGTTTGCCCAGTGGGAGCCGGAAGGTGTGGACACAAACTGCCCAGTGACTGCAATTATTCCCACCTGGAAGATGCTTACTACCCTTGACATGAGCCACAATTACATTAGCAGCATTGACGAGTCTGTG AAACTGATCCCTAAAGTTGAATTTCTAGACCTTAGCCACAATGCGTTGCCTTCTGTGGAAAATCTCCAG CACCTGTACAATCTGGTTCACTTGGACTTGTCCTACAACAAGTTAACGGTTCTGGAGGGTGTTCACACCAAACTGGGCAACATCAAGACTCTGAACTTGGCCGGAAATCAACTGGAAACTCTTTCTGGTCTCAGTAAACTTTACTCCCTTGTGAACCTGGATTTGAGCAGTAACAGATTAGCACAG CTGGATGAAATAAAGCACATTGGAACCCTCCCCTGTTTGGAAAAACTCTCACTTGCCAGCAACCCCATGTGTATCTTTCCTGATTACAGAACGAAAGTCCTGGCTCAGTTCTGTGACAGAGCctctgag GTTTGCTTAGACGGCATTGCAACCACAGAGAAAGAGCTGGACACTGTTGAAGTACTGAAAGCCATTCAGAAAGCCAAAGAAGTGAAAGACAGAATggcaaacaatgaaaaaaag ATCAGTGATGTCTCCCGACACGCTGAGGGTGGCTCAAAGTCCTCGTCGTCTTGCTCTCTCGCCGCTCCGCcgtcttcctctccctctctctcgcactcGGCCAGCTCCAGCCAAGGTAATCAT AAATAG
- the wu:fb55g09 gene encoding uncharacterized protein wu:fb55g09: MCGKGMWGTFSSRFSIKDEIKEESRRVEARGESHRSWHKCAKRHGHRPRRGHHHPGWFHQRNRGKPRLRPANVKGNRAPGMRAPRNTNQFLMHEKYQLMHMRSDSVGTDSGSDCEVDFADMDAYLGVLENARGALLDSPDLPLPPTARFGKRQMADHRAFTFFSFIEDQEESLQYFPSEDDVLQSEDFMTKDFNAFCDAVAPCDVI, translated from the exons ATGTGTGGGAAGGGAATGTGGGGAACCTTCAGCAGCAGATTCTCCATCAAAGACGAGATCAAGGAGGAATCAAGAAGAGTCGAGGCTAGAG GTGAGAGCCATCGCAGCTGGCACAAGTGTGCCAAGAGACACGGGCACCGTCCGAGACGAGGCCATCACCATCCTGGCTGGTTTCATCAAAGAAATCGGGGCAAACCTCGGCTGCGTCCGGCAAATGTCAAGGGAAACAGAGCGCCAGGAATGAGGGCCCCAAGGAACACCAACCAGTTCCTGATGCACGAGAAGTACCAGCTGATGCACATGCGTTCAGACTCTGTAGGAACAGACAGCGGTTCTGACTGTGAGGTGGACTTTGCTGACATGGACGCGTACCTGGGTGTCCTGGAGAACGCGAGAGGAGCTCTTCTAGATAGTCCAGATCTACCCTTGCCCCCAACAGCTCGATTTGGGAAGCGTCAAATGGCAGACCACCGAGCTTTCACCTTTTTCAGCTTCATTGAGGACCAAGAGGAGAGCCTGCAGTACTTCCCCTCTGAGGACGACGTCTTGCAGAGTGAGGACTTCATGACGAAAGACTTTAACGCGTTCTGTGACGCAGTGGCACCATGTGATGTTATATAG
- the nisch gene encoding nischarin isoform X1, whose product MDCEAFPDLNIVKNVSIVGSELVESYTVYIIEVKIGDHRWTIKHRYSDFYDLHEKLTSEKKIDKHLLPPKKIIGKNSKTLVEKRQKELEVYLQTLLSRFPVSAPKVLSIFLHFHLYEINGIAATLAEDLFHRGEQLLVAGEVFLLRPLQLYAITQQLKLAKPTCANGDARADLGHILDFTCRLKYLKIPGTKGIVGTSNIEEHSLQFDLSVFKSLLQIEITDCSSTQIKGLPSLKPTLATLSIHLSAASMKEILVPESAEFAQWEPEGVDTNCPVTAIIPTWKMLTTLDMSHNYISSIDESVKLIPKVEFLDLSHNALPSVENLQHLYNLVHLDLSYNKLTVLEGVHTKLGNIKTLNLAGNQLETLSGLSKLYSLVNLDLSSNRLAQLDEIKHIGTLPCLEKLSLASNPMCIFPDYRTKVLAQFCDRASEVCLDGIATTEKELDTVEVLKAIQKAKEVKDRMANNEKKISDVSRHAEGGSKSSSSCSLAAPPSSSPSLSHSASSSQEIACKDEAFVTKEILTHVDSALSQGCFNKYNTSCDVTPQVKTEIVTCSSPEIPCEPVNYESTGCFYCKEDQESWSSQLYTPVLPFCYLSSTNSDFRTQLSVLIFQAERERTSSRQRRISCQEEVTLQGSPDSGGGYFEMGLDNSKEIMSCSSTPMVHNKEPEDAERANFHVNFLMWCHYLCVTQDEVLSQGTSCVAATENFLVVFQTQSKEIQSNLKAITESLGIGLFVSFSDIEDFQFDIPNTCISLKARSNSKQWWFFSDEQNLNEMHSTLVSRIPRGHLNESSIQQFLQQFLNSWEIEENDLGLRSGLLAHVLDRASSFMPLKDLSKNPKLGSVPLDILSTLQESQTSIPLLLFFTTRHLCVLKLDFTALALKKGLTEGNRLRSCAKLTRIPLASTLLNPRHDCSGQSGDDSHRFCSAHVLELMVGHDHLAVVFVVPQDKLLFLRQFNQLRASLPDIKTIAVLQNSKRSLRINYQMPGKNTQRMQKSVPQEVQKPHLTLSLLYPGEALLQQLSDENQCSSHLSLSSSLRYLSSLRGEDLVTFFHDNIAEVENEELKHILWTSVIFYKSPEVEMTSCIMLSTKAVYFILDDVASTLSDQTMMWSWHPSEHRDTDFLISFCFVMKLNELQSVNVGLFDQYFRVVGPSAEHIISCLTRDSYSTHHFLQQLMTVLSLLEKVPSPEPSEQDFYTQFGKKSTGKMENYELVHSSKVKFVYPSEEEIGDLTFIVAERKGPQGGAHSFNILFYVLVFQVRCGTGPLSEKERVLQPKTLILTSTDVFLLDEDYISYPLPEFAKEPPQREKYCLTDARRIRDLDRVLMGYQTYPQALTLVFDDVPGPDLLCHLTMDHFSDDPERADHLQGNSGAESEVQWCIFVPSAESRERLISLLARQWEVLCSRELPVELTG is encoded by the exons ATGGATTGTGAAGCGTTTCCCGATCTAAACATCGTGAAGAATGTCAGCATCGTTGGGTCAGAGCTTGTGGAAAGCTACACG GTTTACATAATCGAGGTGAAGATTGGAGACCACCGGTGGACTATTAAGCATCGCTACAGTGACTTCTATGATTTGCATGAAAAG CTTacttcagaaaagaaaatagacaAGCATTTGTTGCCCCCGAAGAAGATCATCGGTAAAAATTCCAAAACCCTGGTGGAGAAGAGGCAGAAGGAGTTGGAAGTGTATCTCCAGACCCTGCTCAGCAGATTCCCAGTGTCTGCCCCTAAAGTCTTATCCATATTCCTGCATTTCCATCTTTAT GAAATCAATGGCATTGCTGCTACACTGGCAGAAGATCTATTCCATAGAG gTGAGCAGTTGTTAGTGGCTGGTGAGGTGTTCCTCTTGAGGCCACTTCAGCTCTATGCTATCACTCAGCAGCTGAAACTGGCCAAGCCAACCTGCGCCAATGGAGATGCCAGAGCGGACCTCGGACACATCCTGGACTTCACCTGTCGCCTCAAATATCTCaag ATTCCTGGAACGAAAGGAATTGTGGGCACCAGCAACATTGAGGAGCACAGTCTACAGTTTGACCTCTCTGTCTTTAAATCTCTGCTGCAGATAGAG ATCACTGACTGCAGTTCGACACAGATAAAGGGCCTTCCTTCATTGAAGCCCACTCTGGCTACACTCAGCATTCACCTCTCGGCTGCTTCCATGAAG GAAATTTTAGTTCCTGAATCTGCAGAGTTTGCCCAGTGGGAGCCGGAAGGTGTGGACACAAACTGCCCAGTGACTGCAATTATTCCCACCTGGAAGATGCTTACTACCCTTGACATGAGCCACAATTACATTAGCAGCATTGACGAGTCTGTG AAACTGATCCCTAAAGTTGAATTTCTAGACCTTAGCCACAATGCGTTGCCTTCTGTGGAAAATCTCCAG CACCTGTACAATCTGGTTCACTTGGACTTGTCCTACAACAAGTTAACGGTTCTGGAGGGTGTTCACACCAAACTGGGCAACATCAAGACTCTGAACTTGGCCGGAAATCAACTGGAAACTCTTTCTGGTCTCAGTAAACTTTACTCCCTTGTGAACCTGGATTTGAGCAGTAACAGATTAGCACAG CTGGATGAAATAAAGCACATTGGAACCCTCCCCTGTTTGGAAAAACTCTCACTTGCCAGCAACCCCATGTGTATCTTTCCTGATTACAGAACGAAAGTCCTGGCTCAGTTCTGTGACAGAGCctctgag GTTTGCTTAGACGGCATTGCAACCACAGAGAAAGAGCTGGACACTGTTGAAGTACTGAAAGCCATTCAGAAAGCCAAAGAAGTGAAAGACAGAATggcaaacaatgaaaaaaag ATCAGTGATGTCTCCCGACACGCTGAGGGTGGCTCAAAGTCCTCGTCGTCTTGCTCTCTCGCCGCTCCGCcgtcttcctctccctctctctcgcactcGGCCAGCTCCAGCCAAG AAATAGCCTGTAAAGATGAAGCCTTTGTTACCAAAGAGATATTGACTCATGTGGATTCTGCACTTTCCCAGGGATgctttaataaatataacactTCATGTGACGTAACACCTCAG GTTAAAACTGAAATTGTAACCTGCTCATCTCCAGAGATCCCTTGTGAGCCTGtgaattatgaaagcactgg CTGCTTTTATTGTAAAGAGGACCAGGAATCCTGGAGCAGTCAACTCTACACTCCAGTGCTTCCCTTCTGTTATTTATCCAGCACCAACTCGGATTTCAGAACCCAGCTGTCTGTTTTGATTTTCCAAGCCGAAAGAGAGAGGACTAGCTCGAGGCAGCGAAGGATTTCCTGTCAGGAGGAAGTGACTCTTCAGGGCAGCCCTGACTCTGGAGGAGGTTATTTTGAGATGGGTTTGGACAACAGTAAGGAGATTATGAGCTGCTCTTCTACTCCTATGGTTCACAACAAGGAACCAGAGGATGCAGAAAGGGCAAATTTTCATGTGAACTTTCTGATGTGGTGTCACTACCTGTGCGTGACACAAGATGAGGTTTTAAGCCAGGGAACGTCTTGTGTAGCAGCAACGGAAAACTTTCTAGTTGTCTTTCAGACACAATCCAAGGAAATTCAGAGTAATTTGAAGGCTATTACAGAAAGCCTTGGCATTGGCTTATTTGTGTCATTCTCAGACATTGAGGACTTCCAGTTTGACATTCCAAACACATGCATTTCTCTAAAGGCAAGGTCCAACAGCAAACAGTGGTGGTTCTTCTCCGATGAACAAAATCTGAACGAGATGCATTCCACACTTGTGAGTAGAATTCCCAGAGGACATTTAAATGAATCCTCCATCCAGCAGTTCCTTCAGCAGTTCCTCAATTCCTGGGAAATCGAAGAGAATGACCTTGGACTGAGAAGTGGACTTCTAGCTCATGTTCTGGATCGTGCATCATCGTTTATGCCCCTCAAAGACCTCTCTAAAAACCCAAAGCTGGGATCTGTACCTTTAGACATTTTGTCTACTCTCCAAGAAAGCCAAACCTCTATTCCCTTACTTCTGTTTTTCACCACTCGACATCTGTGTGTCTTGAAGCTGGACTTCACCGCCCTGGCTTTGAAAAAAGGCTTGACTGAAGGGAATCGCCTACGTTCCTGTGCTAAACTGACCCGCATTCCTCTGGCCTCCACTTTGCTGAACCCTAGACACGATTGCTCTGGTCAAAGCGGCGACGATTCCCATCGTTTCTGCAGTGCACATGTCCTGGAGCTGATGGTCGGACACGATCACCTGGCTGTTGTATTCGTTGTGCCTCAGGACAAGTTACTGTTCCTGAGGCAGTTCAACCAGCTCCGCGCCAGCCTCCCAGACATCAAGACCATCGCTGTGCTTCAAAACAGCAAACGAAGCTTAAGAATAAACTACCAAATGCCTGGAAAAAACACCCAAAGAATGCAGAAGAG TGTTCCTCAGGAAGTGCAGAAGCCCCATTTAACTCTTTCTCTGCTCTATCCTGGTGAGGCGCTCCTTCAGCAGCTCTCAGATGAAAACCAGTGTTcctcacacctctctctctcctcctccctccgtTATCTCTCCTCTCTGAGGGGTGAAGACCTTGTCACTTTCTTCCATGACAATATTGCTGAG GTGGAAAATGAAGAATTAAAGCATATTCTGTGGACATCTGTGATCTTTTATAAATCCCCTGAAGTTGAGATGACCTCCTGCATTATGTTGTCTACAAAAGCGGTTTATTTCATCTTGGACGATGTGGCTTCCACCCTCAGCGATCAAACCA TGATGTGGAGCTGGCATCCCTCAGAGCACAGAGACACAGATTTCCTCATCTCTTTCTGCTTTGTGATGAAACTGAATGAGCTGCAGAGTGTGAACGTGGGGCTGTTTGACCAGTACTTCAGAGTCGTCG GACCCTCAGCTGAGCACATTATCTCCTGCCTGACGAGAGACAGCTACAGTACACATCACTTCCTCCAGCAGCTGATGACTGTGCTGTCCTTGCTGGAAAAGGTGCCCTCACCAGAACCCTCGGAGCAGGACTTCTACACTCAGTTCGGGAAGAAGAGCACAG GGAAAATGGAGAATTACGAGCTGGTCCACTCCAGCAAGGTGAAGTTCGTGTACCCAAGTGAGGAGGAGATTGGTGACCTGACCTTCATCGTGGCAGAGAGGAAGGGCCCTCAAGGGGGCGCTCACTCCTTCAACATCCTCTTCTATGTACTAGTGTTCCAGGTGCGCTGTGGCACAGGACCTTTGTCTGAAAAGGAGCGTGTCCTTCAGCCAAAGACCCTCATCCTGACCAGCACGGATGTTTTCCTCCTGGATGAGGATTACATCAGCTACCCACTTCCGGAGTTCGCCAAGGAGCCACCACAGAGGGAGAAGTACTGTCTAACGGACGCTCGGAGGATAAGGGACTTGGACAGAGTGCTGATGGGATACCAAACATACCCCCAGGCCCTCACTCTGGTGTTCGATGACGTACCAGGTCCAGATCTCCTCTGCCACCTCACTATGGACCACTTCTCCGATGATCCGGAGCGAGCGGATCACCTGCAGGGGAACAGCGGCGCCGAGAGTGAGGTGCAGTGGTGCATCTTCGTGCCCAGTGCCGAGAGCCGAGAGAGGCTCATTTCTCTGCTCGCTCGCCAGTGGGAGGTACTCTGTAGTCGGGAGCTTCCTGTAGAACTCACTGGATAA